A window of the Dyadobacter pollutisoli genome harbors these coding sequences:
- a CDS encoding RNA polymerase sigma-70 factor — translation MSLAQLTDSELLDLMKSGMESGFTAIYNRYWKTLLVIATNKTGDLDEAEEIVQDIFVSLWNRKLELELTSSLKNYLAVSVKYRVIKSLAKRNLKNRFADDRLHQYNLIDDSTQQWLEFEELQQRLSDLVAELPEKCRLVYQLSRDAGYSQKQIAEELGISEKTVEAHMGKALKTLRIGLNQFLFSFLL, via the coding sequence ATGTCCCTAGCACAACTCACCGATTCTGAACTGCTTGATCTTATGAAGTCAGGGATGGAGAGTGGGTTTACAGCGATATACAACCGTTACTGGAAAACATTACTGGTCATAGCTACGAACAAAACGGGCGATCTGGATGAAGCGGAGGAAATTGTACAGGACATATTTGTTTCGCTCTGGAACCGAAAGCTTGAACTCGAATTAACTTCTTCTCTCAAAAATTACCTGGCTGTTTCTGTTAAATACCGGGTGATCAAATCCCTGGCCAAACGGAACCTGAAAAACAGGTTCGCCGACGACCGCCTGCATCAATACAATCTGATCGACGATTCAACCCAGCAATGGCTGGAATTCGAAGAGTTGCAACAAAGGCTCAGCGACCTGGTGGCTGAGTTGCCCGAAAAATGCAGGTTGGTTTACCAATTGAGCCGAGACGCGGGATATTCGCAGAAGCAGATTGCCGAAGAACTGGGCATTTCTGAAAAAACGGTGGAAGCCCACATGGGCAAGGCACTCAAAACCCTTCGGATAGGTCTGAACCAATTTCTTTTCTCCTTCCTTTTATAG
- a CDS encoding vWA domain-containing protein, with protein MNWNYPFDTTEYFFIFFFILAYIAYIIRTVRVARQLQTTARTLIIKLFLRSITFSLLIISLLGPSFGEADREIQAKGKDIFLIVDLSKSMDAADVTPTRLEKVKFELNRFVQNERANRIGIIIFSNDAYIHVPLTYDGTALELFIQSLQTDLLPTSGTNICSAAELAYNKLMNVADPTGRSKMMVFFTDGETSSACSSALYNNLRRFGIGVYAVAVGSKIGISIQQNGKPLMDKNDKLVISKMDETFLRNMASAARGTYYELNNTKNDIPKLINDVNIAEGTLVDSRTITVVSNKYYYFLGAALILILLDVLITIGTFRL; from the coding sequence ATGAACTGGAATTACCCCTTTGATACCACTGAATATTTTTTTATATTTTTTTTCATTCTTGCCTACATTGCCTACATAATCCGAACAGTTCGCGTTGCCAGACAATTACAAACCACTGCCCGGACACTCATCATTAAACTCTTTTTAAGAAGCATTACTTTCTCTTTGCTGATCATTAGTCTGCTCGGCCCGTCGTTCGGGGAAGCTGACAGGGAGATTCAGGCCAAAGGCAAAGATATTTTTCTGATCGTCGACCTTTCCAAGTCCATGGACGCTGCCGATGTGACCCCGACGAGGTTGGAAAAAGTAAAATTTGAACTGAACCGATTTGTCCAGAACGAAAGGGCGAACCGCATTGGAATTATTATTTTTTCCAATGATGCATATATCCATGTTCCGCTTACTTACGACGGGACGGCGCTTGAACTCTTCATTCAGTCACTGCAAACGGATCTGCTGCCGACCAGCGGCACCAACATTTGCTCAGCCGCGGAACTGGCCTATAACAAGCTGATGAATGTTGCAGATCCTACGGGTCGTTCCAAAATGATGGTGTTTTTTACGGATGGAGAAACAAGTTCAGCGTGCAGCAGTGCGCTATACAATAACCTGCGCCGCTTCGGAATAGGTGTTTATGCAGTGGCTGTGGGCTCGAAAATTGGTATCAGCATTCAGCAGAACGGAAAGCCGTTAATGGATAAAAATGATAAGCTGGTGATCAGCAAAATGGACGAAACTTTTCTGCGGAACATGGCCAGCGCGGCCAGAGGGACATACTATGAGTTAAATAATACCAAAAACGATATTCCAAAACTGATCAACGACGTGAACATTGCGGAAGGAACGCTGGTGGATTCCCGGACGATCACGGTAGTCAGCAACAAATACTACTACTTTCTTGGTGCTGCCCTCATTTTAATTCTCCTTGATGTTTTAATTACAATAGGAACGTTCCGGTTATAA
- a CDS encoding phosphoribosylaminoimidazolesuccinocarboxamide synthase has product MNSIPETNFQFPGQTGFYKGKVRDVYSFEKRLVMVATDRISAFDVILPRAIPYKGQVLNQIAAHFLNATSDIVPNWLQEVPDPNVSIGIKCQAYPVEMVVRGYLAGHAWREYSLGKRSVCGVSLPDGLKENGKLPTPIITPTTKAHEGHDEDISREEILAQGLVSEDEYEHLERYTLALFARGTEMAADQGLILVDTKYEFGQLDGIIYLIDEIHTPDSSRYFYQDVYAENQNANLPQKQLSKEFVREWLIQNGFQGKDGQSVPEMTDERVQLISDRYIELFEKVTGNKFQKNNLDNPLKRIEAAISRAL; this is encoded by the coding sequence ATGAATAGCATACCAGAAACCAATTTTCAATTTCCTGGCCAGACAGGATTTTACAAAGGCAAAGTCCGGGACGTTTACTCTTTTGAAAAACGACTGGTCATGGTGGCCACAGACCGCATCTCGGCATTTGATGTCATCCTGCCAAGAGCCATTCCATATAAAGGACAGGTACTGAACCAGATAGCAGCACATTTTTTGAATGCTACTTCCGATATTGTTCCAAACTGGTTGCAGGAAGTACCTGACCCTAATGTGAGCATCGGTATCAAATGTCAGGCTTACCCGGTCGAAATGGTCGTACGCGGATACCTTGCAGGGCATGCGTGGCGGGAATATTCACTTGGAAAAAGGTCCGTTTGCGGCGTGTCACTGCCCGATGGGCTGAAAGAAAATGGCAAGCTGCCTACCCCTATCATCACTCCTACAACGAAAGCGCACGAAGGTCATGATGAGGACATCAGCCGTGAGGAAATCCTTGCGCAGGGACTGGTAAGTGAGGATGAATACGAGCATCTGGAAAGATATACACTGGCACTGTTTGCCCGTGGCACGGAAATGGCTGCAGACCAGGGATTAATCCTGGTAGACACGAAATACGAATTCGGGCAGCTGGATGGAATTATTTATCTGATTGACGAAATCCATACGCCAGACTCTTCCAGATATTTTTATCAGGATGTGTATGCGGAGAACCAAAACGCTAACCTGCCACAGAAACAGCTGAGCAAGGAATTTGTACGGGAATGGCTGATCCAGAATGGCTTCCAGGGAAAAGATGGCCAATCAGTGCCTGAAATGACCGACGAACGCGTACAGTTGATCTCAGACAGATATATTGAGTTATTTGAAAAAGTTACAGGGAATAAATTTCAAAAAAATAACCTGGATAACCCGCTGAAAAGGATTGAAGCGGCCATTTCAAGGGCATTATAA
- a CDS encoding STAS domain-containing protein encodes MNYKLEKKEQYVYIELEETAFADDIPASFEETAKSLFREDYHSLIINMQTVKSVDAAGITVLKKVNWLCANDLGLLVIVTKDDDFIDYLEGLKIPDLNVLPTKEEAIDAVFMNNLENEFGAGDDDYDDEDYEGVSESKEP; translated from the coding sequence ATGAACTATAAACTGGAAAAAAAGGAGCAATACGTTTACATTGAATTAGAAGAAACCGCATTTGCAGACGATATTCCGGCTTCATTTGAAGAAACTGCCAAATCACTTTTCAGAGAAGACTATCACAGTCTTATCATTAATATGCAGACGGTTAAATCCGTGGACGCAGCGGGAATAACGGTTTTGAAGAAGGTCAATTGGCTATGTGCCAATGATCTGGGATTACTGGTAATTGTAACAAAAGACGACGATTTCATCGATTATCTGGAAGGGCTGAAAATCCCGGACCTGAATGTACTGCCGACCAAAGAAGAGGCGATCGACGCCGTTTTTATGAACAATCTGGAAAATGAGTTTGGGGCTGGGGACGACGATTACGATGACGAGGATTACGAAGGCGTGAGCGAGTCCAAAGAACCATAA
- the gltB gene encoding glutamate synthase large subunit, which translates to MSQMSEPMVENQGLYRPEFEHDACGIGFRANIKGRKSHQIVADAIHMLERMEHRGATGFDPNTGDGAGILIQIPHEFFVEECSKINFQLPPAGEYGVGMIFFPGDETMREECRDILNRKIKRLGLHLLGYRKVPTLNNTLGEGSLSVEPHVEQVFIKRPDDITEDIAFERKLYILRQVSARLIKDTVKGGAKSFYYSSLSCRTISYKGQLTTAQLKYYFPDLENESVVSALAVVHSRFSTNTFPSWELAQPFRYIAHNGEINTVKGNVNWIRAGEKSFYSKFFTKEEMDMILPICDRNQSDSANLDNAIELLHLSGRSLPHVMMMLIPEAWDGNEQMDAERKAFYEYHAAIMEPWDGPASISFTDGKMVGATLDRNGLRPSRYWVLDDDTIIMASEAGVLDVDQSRVVTKGRLQPGRMFVVDMEQGRIIPDEEVKAAVCSGQPYQQWLDENKLHVDQLDHPIRTYRAYDENALLKRQVAFGYTSEDLRMILAPMGQTGAEAIGSMGTDVPLAVLSEQSQHLSTYFKQLFAQVTNPPIDSIRERAIMSLISFVGGTENILTESPKHCRQIALPHPLLSVQEFDKLRFVDKDGFQAKTINTYFRAEEGGKALERALERICRYATDAIDDGFEILILSDRAIDSDHAPIPSLLATATIHHHLIREGLRGKVGLLVEAGDVWETHHVATLIGYGAAGICPYMAFETLSNMNHKGMIEGEFTDEKLHYNYIKAVNKELLKIFSKMGISTLQSYQGAQIFECVGLNKDVVDKYFTGTISRISGMGISEIAREILVRHQIAYHDTVDQKPRLEVGGVYQWKQRGEAHIFNPASVHLLQQSTRNNSYEQFKKFSKLIDDQSHKALTLRGLLRFKKGTPIPIEEVEPVENIFKRFATGAMSFGSISWEAHTTLAIAMNRIGGKSNSGEGGEDELRYNRLPNGDSMNSQIKQVASGRFGVTSHYLSNAGELQIKTAQGAKPGEGGQLPGFKVDDWIGRTRHSTPGVGLISPPPHHDIYSIEDLAQLIFDLKNANRQARISVKLVSEAGVGTVASGVAKAHADHILISGYDGGTGASPLSSIRHAGLPWELGLAETHQTLVRNKLRGRVTVQADGQLRTGRDLAIAAMLGAEEWGVATAALVAAGCIMMRKCHLNTCPVGVATQRKELRALFSGKPEHVVNMFTFMAEELREIMAQLGFRTVNEMVGQAQYLELRNDIKHWKYKNLNFDAILYKESDLSVAQFKQEEQDHGIDAIIDLELIKAAKASLDNQEEIYAEFPLNNLNRSVGTMLSNEISKKYGGVGLPKGNIHFKFRGTAGQSFGAFNTTGVRLELEGDANDYFGKGLCGAELIVYPDRDSKFKPEENIIIGNVAFYGATSGDAYIRGTAGERFCVRNSGAKVVVEGVGDHGLEYMTGGLAVILGETGRNFAAGMSGGVAYVLDKAGNFAEKVNMEMVSLEPLNEEDQGILREYLDKHFQYTTSNIAFQLIQNWEESVKQFVKVLPADFKKALDGRGITLAQQIADKNVVYKDIVVDVVHQ; encoded by the coding sequence ATGTCGCAAATGTCTGAACCAATGGTAGAAAATCAGGGACTGTACCGTCCGGAATTTGAGCATGATGCATGTGGAATAGGTTTCCGGGCTAACATCAAAGGCCGCAAGTCACACCAAATAGTGGCGGACGCCATCCACATGTTAGAACGCATGGAACACAGGGGTGCTACCGGTTTTGACCCTAACACCGGTGACGGTGCTGGTATTCTAATTCAGATTCCTCATGAGTTTTTTGTAGAAGAATGCTCTAAGATCAACTTTCAGCTGCCTCCGGCGGGTGAATACGGAGTTGGAATGATCTTTTTTCCCGGTGACGAAACCATGCGGGAAGAATGCCGTGATATCCTGAACCGCAAGATCAAAAGACTTGGCCTGCACTTACTCGGTTACAGAAAAGTACCTACGCTGAACAATACGCTGGGCGAAGGATCTCTGTCTGTGGAGCCACACGTGGAGCAGGTTTTCATTAAGCGTCCGGACGATATCACCGAAGACATTGCATTTGAAAGGAAGCTGTACATTTTGCGCCAGGTTTCTGCCAGATTGATTAAAGACACTGTAAAAGGTGGCGCGAAAAGCTTTTATTATTCATCGCTTTCCTGCCGAACCATTTCCTATAAAGGGCAGCTTACTACTGCTCAGCTTAAATATTATTTCCCCGATCTTGAAAATGAGTCGGTAGTATCTGCCCTGGCGGTAGTTCATTCACGCTTTTCAACCAATACATTCCCTTCATGGGAGCTGGCCCAACCTTTCCGTTACATCGCCCACAATGGTGAGATCAACACGGTAAAAGGTAATGTTAACTGGATCCGTGCCGGAGAAAAGTCGTTTTATTCCAAATTCTTCACAAAAGAAGAAATGGATATGATCCTTCCGATCTGCGACAGAAACCAGTCTGACTCTGCCAACCTGGACAATGCGATCGAATTGCTGCACCTTTCCGGACGCTCACTTCCTCACGTAATGATGATGCTAATCCCGGAAGCATGGGATGGCAATGAGCAAATGGATGCGGAACGTAAGGCTTTCTACGAGTACCACGCTGCGATTATGGAGCCTTGGGATGGCCCGGCCTCTATTTCATTTACCGATGGTAAAATGGTAGGCGCTACGCTTGACCGTAACGGTTTGCGTCCTTCCCGGTACTGGGTTTTGGATGACGATACCATTATTATGGCTTCCGAAGCAGGTGTACTCGATGTAGATCAGTCAAGAGTGGTTACCAAAGGCCGCCTGCAACCAGGACGCATGTTCGTAGTGGATATGGAACAAGGCCGCATCATTCCCGATGAAGAAGTGAAGGCAGCAGTTTGTTCAGGTCAGCCGTACCAACAATGGTTGGATGAAAACAAGCTGCACGTTGATCAGCTTGATCACCCGATCCGTACTTACCGTGCTTATGACGAAAATGCGTTGCTGAAACGTCAGGTTGCATTTGGATATACTTCGGAGGATTTGAGAATGATCCTGGCACCGATGGGACAAACTGGTGCAGAAGCCATTGGTTCTATGGGTACTGATGTTCCTCTGGCCGTTTTGTCGGAGCAGAGCCAACATTTGTCTACTTATTTCAAACAGCTTTTCGCCCAGGTTACCAACCCGCCGATCGACTCGATCCGTGAGCGTGCGATCATGTCATTGATCTCATTTGTAGGTGGTACCGAAAACATTCTGACCGAATCACCCAAACATTGCCGCCAGATCGCATTGCCACATCCTCTGCTTTCAGTTCAGGAATTTGACAAGCTGCGTTTTGTGGATAAAGATGGTTTCCAGGCCAAAACCATTAATACCTATTTCCGTGCTGAAGAAGGCGGAAAAGCGTTGGAAAGAGCATTGGAGCGTATCTGCCGCTATGCGACGGACGCTATTGATGACGGATTTGAAATATTGATCCTGTCCGACCGCGCCATTGACTCCGACCACGCGCCGATTCCTTCACTGCTCGCAACAGCAACCATTCACCACCACCTGATCCGTGAAGGATTGAGAGGAAAAGTAGGGTTATTGGTGGAAGCAGGTGATGTTTGGGAAACGCATCACGTAGCTACATTGATCGGATACGGAGCTGCGGGGATTTGCCCGTACATGGCATTTGAAACACTTTCAAACATGAACCATAAGGGCATGATCGAAGGTGAGTTTACAGATGAAAAACTGCATTACAATTACATTAAGGCTGTTAACAAGGAGTTATTGAAGATTTTCTCGAAAATGGGGATCTCTACCTTGCAGTCGTACCAGGGAGCACAGATTTTTGAATGTGTTGGTCTGAATAAAGATGTAGTTGACAAATATTTCACGGGAACCATTTCCCGTATCAGCGGAATGGGCATTTCTGAAATTGCAAGAGAGATTCTGGTGCGCCATCAGATCGCTTACCATGACACTGTTGACCAAAAGCCAAGGCTGGAAGTTGGGGGCGTATACCAATGGAAGCAACGCGGGGAAGCACACATTTTCAACCCGGCGTCAGTACACTTGCTGCAACAGTCGACACGTAACAACAGCTACGAACAGTTCAAGAAATTCTCGAAACTGATCGACGATCAAAGCCACAAAGCGCTGACATTGCGCGGTTTACTACGCTTCAAAAAAGGTACGCCTATTCCAATTGAAGAAGTAGAACCTGTTGAAAACATATTCAAACGCTTCGCTACCGGTGCTATGTCATTCGGTTCGATCTCGTGGGAAGCACATACTACCCTGGCGATTGCTATGAACCGCATCGGCGGAAAATCCAATTCCGGTGAAGGTGGAGAAGACGAGCTGCGTTACAACCGTTTGCCTAATGGCGACAGCATGAACTCGCAGATCAAGCAGGTTGCTTCCGGACGTTTCGGGGTGACCAGCCATTATTTGAGCAATGCAGGTGAATTGCAGATCAAAACAGCACAAGGTGCTAAACCAGGTGAAGGCGGACAGCTCCCAGGCTTCAAAGTCGACGACTGGATCGGACGTACGCGTCACTCAACGCCGGGTGTAGGGTTGATCTCTCCCCCGCCCCACCACGATATTTATTCTATCGAGGATTTGGCACAATTAATATTTGACCTTAAAAATGCCAACCGCCAGGCCCGTATCAGTGTGAAACTGGTTTCGGAAGCAGGTGTTGGAACGGTTGCTTCGGGTGTTGCCAAAGCCCACGCCGACCACATATTAATATCTGGCTACGACGGAGGTACCGGTGCATCACCATTGAGCTCCATTCGCCACGCCGGCTTGCCATGGGAACTCGGACTGGCCGAAACGCACCAGACATTGGTTCGTAACAAATTGCGCGGACGTGTGACGGTACAGGCTGACGGTCAGCTGCGTACAGGTCGCGACCTTGCTATTGCAGCAATGCTGGGTGCAGAAGAATGGGGAGTTGCTACTGCCGCATTGGTTGCAGCAGGCTGTATCATGATGCGTAAATGTCACCTTAATACCTGCCCGGTGGGTGTGGCGACACAGCGCAAGGAGTTGCGTGCACTGTTCTCCGGTAAGCCTGAACACGTGGTTAACATGTTCACATTCATGGCGGAAGAGCTGCGTGAGATTATGGCCCAGCTTGGTTTCCGTACCGTGAATGAAATGGTAGGACAAGCTCAGTACCTTGAACTTCGCAATGATATCAAGCATTGGAAATATAAAAATCTGAACTTCGACGCGATCCTCTATAAGGAAAGCGATCTTTCGGTTGCTCAATTCAAGCAGGAAGAGCAGGATCATGGTATCGATGCCATCATTGACCTCGAACTGATCAAGGCTGCGAAAGCGTCATTGGACAACCAGGAAGAAATTTACGCCGAGTTCCCGCTCAACAACCTTAACCGGTCGGTAGGAACGATGCTTTCCAACGAAATTTCTAAAAAATATGGTGGTGTTGGCCTTCCAAAAGGTAATATCCATTTCAAATTCCGCGGTACTGCCGGTCAGAGCTTTGGTGCATTCAATACCACAGGTGTTCGGCTTGAACTGGAAGGAGATGCCAATGATTATTTCGGAAAAGGGCTTTGCGGTGCTGAACTGATCGTTTATCCTGACAGAGATTCGAAATTTAAGCCAGAGGAGAACATTATCATCGGTAACGTTGCTTTCTACGGTGCCACTTCCGGCGACGCGTACATCCGCGGAACTGCGGGCGAACGTTTCTGCGTGCGTAACTCAGGTGCGAAAGTAGTAGTAGAAGGTGTGGGTGACCATGGATTGGAATACATGACCGGTGGCCTTGCCGTAATCCTCGGAGAGACTGGCCGTAACTTTGCAGCCGGTATGTCGGGTGGAGTTGCTTACGTGCTGGACAAAGCTGGCAATTTCGCTGAAAAAGTGAACATGGAAATGGTTTCTCTTGAACCGTTAAATGAGGAAGATCAAGGCATTCTGCGTGAATATCTGGACAAACACTTCCAATATACAACCAGTAACATTGCCTTCCAGTTGATCCAGAACTGGGAAGAATCCGTGAAGCAATTTGTAAAAGTGTTACCTGCCGATTTCAAAAAAGCATTGGACGGTCGCGGTATTACGCTTGCGCAGCAGATTGCGGATAAGAATGTGGTTTACAAAGACATTGTTGTTGACGTAGTTCATCAATAA
- a CDS encoding glutamate synthase subunit beta yields the protein MGKPTGFLEFERELPKKRSVDERLHDYREIETAPTDSNSKQQAARCMDCGIPFCHNGCPLGNIIPEFNDAVYDENWALAYEILSSTNNFPEFTGRICPAPCEASCVLGINKPAVAIEYIEKAIIEKAFELNLVKAKIPKTRTGKKVAVVGSGPAGLAASNQLNQAGHTVVLLERADKIGGLVRYGIPDFKLEKGVIDRRLAVMQEEGIEFRTNVNVGVDIKADELLNEFDAVVLTMGSTVPRDVKIQGRHLKGVHFAMEFLSQQNKRVAGINPEFDHRGAPYVNGQIIAKDKHVVVIGGGDTGSDCVGTSGRHGAASVTQIELMPIPPKDRDSSTPWPNWPMMLRTSTSHEEGCDRHWSINTKEFVGDENGHLKELKIVDLDWQKDPETGRMQMKEVEGSERNIPCQLAFLAAGFLHPQQEGLLNDLELEFDERGNIKTNGYQSTSNEKIFAAGDCRRGQSLVVWAISEGREAARSVDEFLMGRSFLEAKAVSMFNPAFAHA from the coding sequence ATGGGAAAACCAACCGGATTTTTAGAGTTTGAAAGGGAGTTGCCAAAGAAAAGAAGTGTTGATGAACGTCTTCATGACTACCGTGAAATTGAAACCGCACCGACCGACTCTAATTCCAAACAGCAGGCAGCCCGATGCATGGACTGCGGAATTCCTTTTTGCCACAATGGTTGCCCGCTGGGAAACATTATACCTGAGTTTAACGACGCAGTATATGATGAAAACTGGGCATTGGCTTACGAGATTTTGTCCTCAACCAACAATTTCCCTGAGTTCACCGGCCGTATCTGCCCTGCTCCCTGCGAGGCTTCATGCGTGCTGGGGATCAACAAGCCGGCCGTTGCCATTGAATACATTGAAAAAGCGATCATTGAAAAGGCTTTTGAACTGAATCTTGTTAAGGCCAAAATTCCAAAAACCCGCACAGGCAAAAAAGTAGCCGTGGTAGGTTCAGGACCAGCAGGACTGGCAGCTTCTAATCAGCTGAATCAGGCTGGACATACTGTTGTTTTGCTAGAAAGAGCTGACAAAATAGGTGGTTTGGTTCGCTACGGAATTCCTGATTTCAAATTGGAAAAAGGCGTTATTGACCGCAGATTGGCAGTCATGCAGGAAGAAGGAATTGAATTCCGTACCAACGTGAATGTAGGTGTGGATATCAAGGCCGACGAACTTTTGAATGAGTTTGACGCTGTGGTTCTGACCATGGGATCGACCGTTCCGAGAGATGTAAAAATCCAGGGGCGTCATTTGAAAGGTGTTCACTTCGCTATGGAGTTCCTGAGCCAGCAAAATAAGCGTGTAGCCGGAATCAATCCTGAGTTTGACCATCGCGGAGCTCCTTACGTGAACGGCCAGATCATTGCCAAAGACAAACACGTAGTAGTGATTGGTGGTGGTGATACCGGTTCTGACTGCGTTGGAACATCAGGACGTCACGGTGCAGCATCTGTCACGCAGATAGAGCTGATGCCAATTCCTCCAAAAGACCGCGACAGCAGCACCCCATGGCCAAACTGGCCGATGATGCTTCGTACCTCTACTTCTCACGAAGAGGGCTGTGACAGACATTGGTCTATCAATACCAAGGAGTTTGTAGGCGACGAGAATGGTCATTTGAAAGAACTGAAAATAGTAGATCTGGACTGGCAGAAAGACCCTGAAACGGGCCGCATGCAGATGAAAGAGGTAGAAGGCAGCGAGAGAAACATTCCTTGCCAACTGGCTTTTCTGGCAGCAGGTTTCCTTCACCCGCAACAGGAAGGATTGTTAAATGACCTTGAACTGGAATTTGACGAGCGTGGTAACATTAAAACCAATGGTTACCAGTCTACCAGCAATGAGAAAATATTTGCCGCCGGTGACTGCCGTCGCGGACAATCTCTGGTTGTTTGGGCGATCAGTGAAGGACGCGAAGCCGCACGCTCGGTGGACGAGTTCCTGATGGGCCGCTCATTCCTGGAAGCAAAGGCTGTTTCGATGTTTAACCCGGCATTTGCGCATGCATAA
- a CDS encoding polysaccharide deacetylase family protein, protein MFLHHSPFWLKAFFPGFTWHVTTKEKTIFLTFDDGPIPDITESVLDTLGQFNAKATFFCIGDNVRKHPDIFQKLLDNGHSVGNHTFNHMNGWKTEDDVYFGNIAKCDEQLNLDTVLFRPPYGRIKKSQSKVVLRERKIIMWDVLSGDFSQNLTREVCLKKSIHHARPGSIVLFHDSIKASKNMLFALPRFLEHFAGQGYRFESLSMQ, encoded by the coding sequence ATGTTTTTACATCATTCTCCGTTTTGGCTCAAAGCATTTTTCCCAGGTTTTACCTGGCACGTGACTACTAAGGAAAAAACAATTTTCCTGACATTTGACGATGGCCCTATTCCTGATATAACCGAATCGGTACTGGATACGCTGGGCCAGTTCAATGCAAAAGCTACCTTTTTTTGTATTGGTGACAATGTCCGCAAACATCCCGATATTTTCCAGAAGCTATTGGACAATGGCCATTCTGTTGGTAATCACACATTTAACCACATGAATGGATGGAAAACTGAGGATGACGTCTACTTTGGTAACATTGCGAAATGCGACGAGCAGCTGAATCTTGACACTGTTTTATTCCGGCCACCATACGGGCGGATCAAAAAAAGCCAGTCGAAAGTGGTACTGCGAGAAAGGAAGATCATTATGTGGGACGTACTGAGCGGCGATTTTTCTCAAAATCTGACACGCGAGGTTTGTCTGAAAAAATCCATTCATCATGCGCGCCCGGGTTCGATCGTGTTGTTTCACGACAGTATCAAGGCTTCTAAAAATATGCTGTTTGCGCTTCCCCGATTTCTCGAACATTTCGCTGGACAAGGCTACCGGTTCGAATCGCTGTCCATGCAATAA
- a CDS encoding glycosyltransferase yields the protein MPEKDNIIQISILLAARNEEHNIERCLRSLDALNFPKESIEIIIGDDDSDDHTADIILDYIQRKQQFKYVKITEQLAGLKGKANVLAQLAHHATGKYFFFVDADIAVPTTWLTHMLLHFGQNTGVVVGLTRMKKSHLLADFLSMEWLYALSVTRLASFFQVPITGMGNNMAVTREAYFAIGGYEKIGFSIVEDYTLFMSIVRKGYRFAQAYNPQILNISEPVNTFAELLKQRKRWMQGVMQSFWVTKWSLIISSQLVPFLLILAYWYPAISLLMIGLHYALTTVTALIAITILKQKDLWKAAILFWFYVTGMGGIMLINYILPGQMEWKGRKY from the coding sequence ATGCCGGAAAAAGACAACATCATTCAAATCAGCATTCTTCTTGCCGCACGCAACGAAGAACATAATATTGAAAGGTGCCTCAGGTCATTGGATGCATTGAATTTCCCCAAAGAAAGCATTGAAATTATAATCGGCGACGACGACTCCGACGATCATACAGCGGACATTATATTAGATTATATTCAGCGAAAACAACAGTTTAAGTACGTCAAAATCACAGAACAACTTGCCGGATTAAAAGGAAAAGCCAATGTGCTCGCACAGCTGGCACATCATGCGACCGGCAAATACTTTTTTTTTGTTGACGCCGATATAGCAGTTCCCACCACCTGGCTGACCCATATGTTGTTACATTTTGGCCAAAATACAGGCGTAGTCGTGGGGCTTACCAGAATGAAAAAGAGCCACTTACTTGCTGATTTTCTATCTATGGAGTGGCTTTATGCATTGAGTGTGACCCGGCTAGCATCATTCTTTCAAGTGCCGATTACCGGCATGGGGAATAACATGGCCGTGACCCGGGAAGCATATTTTGCTATTGGCGGCTACGAAAAAATTGGCTTTTCAATCGTGGAAGACTACACCTTGTTCATGTCCATCGTGCGGAAAGGGTACCGCTTCGCGCAAGCCTATAATCCGCAAATATTGAACATTTCGGAACCTGTCAACACATTTGCGGAGTTATTAAAACAGCGAAAAAGGTGGATGCAAGGAGTTATGCAGTCTTTTTGGGTTACCAAATGGAGCCTCATCATTTCTTCACAGCTAGTACCCTTCTTGTTGATACTAGCATACTGGTACCCGGCCATTTCGCTTCTGATGATTGGTTTACATTACGCGCTGACAACAGTTACCGCATTGATTGCAATTACTATTTTAAAACAAAAAGACCTCTGGAAAGCCGCGATATTGTTCTGGTTTTATGTGACCGGCATGGGAGGTATCATGCTGATCAACTACATTCTGCCAGGACAAATGGAATGGAAAGGGAGAAAATATTAA